The region aattgataaactaaattgattcattgtCAATATAACATAACTACATCAAAGTACCAATTCAAgcatttggaaaaaaaaaagacaatattAAGAGTTCCAAAATATTCAAGCATCTAAGAAAAAAAGACAACATTCAAAGTCCTAAGTCTAAGGTGTTTTGCTTCCACCACTTGATCCTAGTATTTCATGCGGATTAAAAGTCCTAAGTCTAAGGTGTTTTGCTTCCACCACTTGATCCTAGTATTTCATGCGGAGATGGCACACCACTTTCAAGATTTGGTGCCTGCAATGAAgaaataatatagtatatatgaGTAAGGGAAACTGAAATAAATTATGTGATCCACACAATAAGTTTAAGTAATTTACTAATGTAAATTAAAACTCATTAATAAATGGACATACCAAACCAGCAACCATTGCAGCAACATGTTCTGGAACATCTTCTTTAGAAGCAATATAGGCAAGCAATGTTTGCACTTGGTTCTTGACAGTTGCAAGTTCATTTTCAATCTTCACAAACTTGTCTTTGTCATGTGGGGAAGCTACATTAGGTGAAGCAAAGTTGATTCCTTTTATTCTTTTAGTTGATTGCTGAAAAGCAAGAGTAGGACACGCGCCATACGAAAGTCCTCTAACCCGACCTGGATGCTCTTTTCCAAATATGACACCAATAGGATCATTTGGAGATATTTCAGATGCAGTTTCCGGATTTTTCAACAtcaattcatcaattttttccTGCATAAAAATAGGAATAATAATTCAACTTTAATTCATCAATTTTCACTTTCCAATTTATTCTATCTCCAACACAACATTAACTCAAAATGCGATGGAGGATGAGTCGATAACATGAATTGATGTTTGATGTTTGATGAGGGATAAGGACACGTATACGAGAAAGTTTGAAGAGTgattaattgaatgaaaaagtaTAATAGGGTTCATGAATCTGAGACTGATCAGAGGCTATCTATATGTTATCCCAACATAGTGATCCAAATGGTAAAGTTTTTGTTGAGAGAAGCAGTGACAAATAATTGTGGTGTAATAGTTTAATGTTGTAGTGAGTAGTAACATGGTTTCCTTTGAAGCAGTAGGTAGTGAATATAATGAAGGTTGTAGTGAGTAGTAACATGGTTTCCCTCATCGAGATGTTTGATGTTTgattaagaaaaagataaaggTGTGTAAGAAATTTATTGAAGCAATAATGTCTTTAATTAAGTATGCTTTCTAGTGGGTTTACTGTGACAAATCAGACACATTGCTTACTTCTCAATTAGAGTATCAATCTACACTAATTAATATTCTCAAtgcaatataaatattagagaCCATGAGCATGCTAAACTACAATTGAATCATATAACACTCCAAATCAAGACCCTCTAATTAGGTCTCATTGCTCCTAAATGGCCTAGTTCTAACGCAGTTCCCACCCTGTTTCCACAACCCATTCTCAAAATGTGATGGGGCAAATGTCCTGAGAGACACTGTGCCTTTGAACTTCTCTAATGAGTTGTCCAAGAGACAGTAATGAGCATGCTAAAACTGAATGCAAAATGAGTTTAAAAGCAGAACTTGCATGAAACCTAAATGGCGCCAATAAAACCAATCTGTGATAGTAGAAAAACAATGCAATTCAGTAACATCAAACATAATTCAATTCATGACTTTTAACATATTTATGTACTGATTTTGCTTTTGCAGATCCAAAAGATCCTAGCCTGAGGAAACTTGAAAATTCGTTTTTGCTTGGTCTAGACTtagtttttgcttttatttgttcATCTCTTTGAATTTCAGTTCATTCCTCTTCCCACCAAAGCAGAAATATTTCAGATGTAATGTAAATGCATCATGCAATAAGGATAGGAAAAGAATATGCTGAAAGAACTCAGGCAGATGTGGTTACTGCAGACAAAAACTGATGCAGAGTTTTACAGCAGAAAAATGCAGAGTTTTACAACAGAAAAATGACAATGCAAAGATGGTCCTGAATGCTACATATGTGCCATTATGAAATCAATTCATGGATTAATCCAGCACAACACAAAATCAAATCTTGAACATCTGTAGAATATTTCAGATGTATCCACAGCACAGCCCAAAATCAGAAATATTTCAGATGTATCCAGCACAGCCCAAAATCAATTCATGGATTCAAGAAAAGCATGCTGTCATAACTCAATAGAAAAGCATGCTGTCATAACTTAATTAACAGAAAAGCATCCAAATTCAGTTATCTAATAATCCATATTTTAACAACTTAATGATATGAGTAAAGTTACCCCAATCTCCATAGCCTCGTCATTCACATAGGTGCCATTTTTTCTCTTATGAGTCACCTTCCACATTTCAGCTCTCCCAATATTCTTACCAAGCTCCAATTTCTAATATTCAAAGGAAATAATTTAAGTCAAACATTAGAATATTACTAAATTGAgaacaaaatatcaaaaaaaaaaataccaaattttcCCTTCTTCTTGACAAAGACATAGCACCACCCGTGTGAGGAATAGTTTGCCTTTTCCTGATATCTCTATTTCTATTACCCATTTCCTACCAAATGAAAAGGAAATCAGTTTTGTGGAAATTTAAATTGAGAATGTATGTAAATATACTAATTACAATTTGTTTACCATTGTTGAAGGCTTGAGACGATAATCAACAAAAAGAGCCCATTGATCCATGGTAATCTCATCGGAAACATTCTTGATGAGATCATTTCTACTAAGAAGGGGGTCATAAAACTCATTCCACAGCTTCCATCTGTACTCCCTCCATAGTTTTCCAATTCTAGACATAACATCTCTTTTTGCCAAGTCCTCATTTATCTTGAAACAAAATCGAGGCTTCAAAGAATTCAAATGTTAgtcaatatttataatttatatttaatagaaGAAATAACAATAGAGAGTTTAATTACCTTTAGACTTTCCCACACTTTGTCCTTGTAAGTATCTGGCACAGATGACCACCTTTCAAAACTTATAGGGAACAATATACAATTTGTTGCTAGTTGCCCACACACTCCAGCAAGAAGACCAGATGCTTCTCCAATTGGTTGATATTTATCATCATAATTCACAACCACACACAATCCATTTGGCAAGTTGTGAGCATCCTTAACCTTGACCTTAAGATTTTTACTAACTCCATCTTCATCTGTAAAAATCAAATACATTAATTGGAACTTATTAATTGAAAACATTAACACAATATTAAATTTACCTATAGCATCCACAAACCAATAATGGTTTGATTGTCTTCCTTTTTTGGGGATTATTACTACAGGTTCAGCTTCAGAATTGGGTTGACTATATTGAGATGTTGGCTGTGAAAATTCTGAAGATGGCTGTGAAGATTCAAAAGCTGGTTGTGAAGGTTCAAGTGGTTGTGCAAGTTCAGAAGTTGCATTTGCAGATTCAATTCCTTGCTCTCCAGGTTGAGTTGTTGGTTGTCCTAGTTGAATGCTTGCTTGTCCTTGTTGAGTAGATGGTTGTCTAGAGGTATCTTGCACATAATTTCCCACAGAATGTTTTGAACTGGATGAAATGTGTTCAATTTCAGGGGTACTTGGAACTGACTTTAGCAAGTTCCTAATCCTCTTGGGTCTAGGCATATctacacaaaaaacaaaaaataaaccaataaaaaattaattaataaggtAACCATGTATTACTAAGTTTTCTACACTTTAACTTAGAAACAaggtaaaagtaaataatttataaccAATACACGTTCCACCAAGTTCTATGACCTAGACTCATACcgagtaattattattattctgacATTGAATCATTTTCATCGTTACGGTTGTCCTCATTTAATAAGTCATCATCTTCATCGTCCCTAAAAAGTGCTAGTTGTTCAGAGTCactaaaaaattgatttaagtcTTGTTGTGGACATGTTTCAACTTCACAAACATCAATATCACCTTCTCCTATATCATAAAAGTCTCTTGGTTTGACATGGAGAGCAATGGCCCAATCCTTGTTGACCTCATCATTGACATAATAGACCATTTTAGCTTGTGAAGCTTCAATGTATGGGTCATGATCCTCACGATCTCCAATGTGAATTAATCGTGAGAAATTTATACAAGTCAACCCCCATGCATCCTTTTTAAACCCCCTTTCTTGTGTGGTGTCAGCCTATTTACATTTGAACAATGTAACTTTAAATTTCCCATAGTAATTGAGCTCAATTATGTCTtctaattttccataatatgcCAAATCTGCTTCTCTAATGTTATTGTCTGCACTACTTGCAACACATGATGTTGAAGAAGTTAAGAACACTCCACTATTTTGGGTTTTCATCCCATGTTCTCGACTTTGAGTTCTAAATTTGTATCCATTTACATTAAAGGCAGTAAATCTTCTAGCATGTGGTGTTGGACCTCGAGCTAAATACTTCAGATCATCTGGCACTGAACTCGAAATGTCTTGGTTatcaatctaaaaaaataatgaatttagaCGTCAATTTAAAGTGAAACTTTAATTTAAGATCTAATAACACATATTATACATACCCTACGAGGAAACCAATTCATGAAATCCTTATTAACAATCTTTTCTATCTCTGTATTGGAAATTCTTCGCCTTCTAGATTGCCTTCGCAAATGATCTTTAAATTCTCTAATATAATATGTCaacatattactaataataaaataaaaacacattgtaAATATAACTACATTATTGTTTATGGTAATACTCACTCAATATAAGGTTTAACCTGAGggcaattaaataacacatatcAATGTGCTTGGGTTTTCTCCATGGTTGACATTTGAAAAGTTGAAGAGGCACTTACTACTCTACCAATTGGTGGAAATAGGGTACTCAATTCAGATAATTTTGTATCACCACAATCATCCACACGTGAAGGTCTATTAATTCTTGTTTCCACCCCTTCCATATACTGAGAGCAAAAGGTTAGAACCTCTTCAGCTATGTAACCTTCAACAATAGAACCTTCGGGTTGTGATTTGTTTCGAACATAGGACTTTAAGTGTCCCAAATacctatataattttaaaacaattaggCAAAACAAATGTTAcacttaaaacaaaaatagaaaggtGTGTTGTCGACAAACCtttcaatgggatacatccaaCGATAATGTACCGGACCTCCAAGTTTTGCTTCCCCGGCTAGGTGACAAGTTAAATGAACCATGATTGTAAAGAAGGTAGGAGGGAATAACATTTCTAAGTGGCATAGTGTTTGAATCATGCGACACTCAAGTTTTTCAAGATCCAATTGACTTAAACTTTTGCCACATAATTGTCGAAAAAAGGAACATAGTTCTACTATCACTATAGTGACATTGTTTGGAAAAAGATTGCGTATGGCAATAGGTAGTAAGTGTTCCATAAGAATATGACAATCATGACTTTTGAGTCCAAATATCTTTCCATTTTTCAAGTCAATACATCGTGAAATGTTACTTGAGTATCCATCTGgcattttaacatttttcaatgtttgcaaaaattttttcttctttgcttTTGACAATGAAAACAAAGCTGGCCGATATCTTCCTTTATCATCTGGCCAAAGTTCCTTCCTTATACCCATTTCTTTAAGAACCTTTCGGGCTTTAACATTATCTTTTGATTTTGTAGGATCATTAAGCAAAGTATACAAAACATTGTCACAAACGTTCTTCTCAATATGCATGACATCTAGACAATGTCTGAACAAGTTCGTCTCCCAATAAGGAAGATCAAAAaatatacttcttttttttccatTGTTCTGCTCCAACAAATTCAACATTGGTTCCTCGACCTCTCTTACTTGTATTTGGAATTTCTATTTGCTTTCCAAATGTAACATTCAAACCCTCAACTTGTTTAAATATGTCTGACCCAGTCAAAGGTAGTGGTGCATCCCTTAGCTCAATTTTTCCATTAAAAAGAGACCGATTGAATCTAAATCTATCATCTTTTTCTAAAAATCGACGATGTcccataaaacaaaattttcccCTGTACAGCCAACAAGAATCTGTATCAAAGTTACAAGTAGGGCAAGCATTTCCAGTGTGTGTTCCATCCAGATAAATTTCCTAGCCCAGGAAAATCACTAATTGTCCACATCAAAGCCGCTCACAATGTAAACATTTCTTTTTTCGAATAGTCAAATGTTTGCACTCCATCAAACCATAACTCCTTCAATTCTTTGATCAATGG is a window of Vigna unguiculata cultivar IT97K-499-35 chromosome 4, ASM411807v1, whole genome shotgun sequence DNA encoding:
- the LOC114180591 gene encoding uncharacterized protein LOC114180591; the protein is MDQWALFVDYRLKPSTMEMGNRNRDIRKRQTIPHTGGAMSLSRRRENLKLELGKNIGRAEMWKVTHKRKNGTYVNDEAMEIGEKIDELMLKNPETASEISPNDPIGVIFGKEHPGRVRGLSYGACPTLAFQQSTKRIKGINFASPNVASPHDKDKFVKIENELATVKNQVQTLLAYIASKEDVPEHVAAMVAGLAPNLESGVPSPHEILGSSGGSKTP